A window from Listeria seeligeri serovar 1/2b str. SLCC3954 encodes these proteins:
- a CDS encoding DUF1385 domain-containing protein produces MSKQNVPSYGGQAVVEGVMFGGRKQTVTAVRRMDGSLEYFYLQKESPVWVMRLKKIPFLRGIVALIESSAIGSKHLAFATDRYDEDPNNPEEEQKIEKKESKVAMWLGVAVIGILSFVFAKFVMTLIPVFLAELFRPLVPGDTAQVFLESFFKLILLLTYIFAVSQTPIIKRVFQYHGSEHKVINCYEENLPLTVENVQKQSRLHYRCGSSFILFTVIVGMFIYLLVPTDPLWLRVVDRILLIPVVLGVAFEVLQLTNKCRNIPVLKYLGVPGLWLQLLTTKEPADDQVEVAIASFNELLRIEKEGAPVNNDEPDNLELLE; encoded by the coding sequence TTGAGCAAACAAAACGTACCATCATATGGTGGGCAAGCTGTTGTTGAAGGTGTCATGTTTGGTGGTAGAAAGCAAACAGTCACTGCAGTTAGACGCATGGATGGTTCATTAGAATATTTTTATTTACAAAAAGAAAGTCCTGTTTGGGTAATGCGACTAAAGAAAATTCCTTTTTTACGCGGAATTGTAGCATTAATTGAATCTAGCGCAATTGGTTCGAAACATTTAGCTTTTGCAACGGACCGATATGACGAGGATCCTAATAACCCAGAAGAAGAACAAAAAATCGAGAAAAAAGAATCGAAAGTAGCAATGTGGTTAGGTGTTGCAGTGATTGGTATCTTATCTTTCGTATTTGCCAAATTTGTTATGACACTTATCCCCGTTTTTTTAGCAGAACTTTTTCGCCCGCTTGTTCCGGGTGATACAGCCCAAGTTTTTTTAGAAAGCTTTTTCAAATTAATTCTTCTATTGACTTACATTTTTGCCGTTTCTCAGACACCGATTATAAAACGTGTTTTTCAATATCATGGTTCTGAACATAAAGTAATTAATTGTTATGAGGAAAATTTGCCTTTAACTGTTGAAAATGTTCAAAAGCAATCACGTTTACATTATCGTTGTGGTAGTAGTTTTATTTTATTCACCGTCATTGTTGGAATGTTTATTTACTTGCTAGTTCCCACTGACCCACTTTGGCTTCGAGTGGTTGACCGGATTCTCCTTATACCAGTTGTACTCGGCGTCGCTTTTGAAGTATTGCAGCTGACAAATAAATGTCGCAATATTCCTGTGTTAAAATATTTAGGCGTTCCCGGCTTATGGTTGCAACTACTTACAACAAAAGAACCAGCTGATGATCAAGTCGAAGTTGCGATTGCTTCTTTTAATGAATTACTACGCATCGAAAAAGAAGGTGCACCAGTTAATAATGATGAACCTGATAATCTGGAACTTTTAGAATAG
- the efp gene encoding elongation factor P → MISVNDFKTGLTIEVDNGIWRVLDFQHVKPGKGAAFVRSKLRNLRTGAIQEKTFRGGEKVAKAQIDNRKMAYLYADGSNHVFMDNESYEQIELPEDQITHELKFLKENMEINIIMYQGETIGIDLPNTVELVVTATDPGIKGDTSSGGSKPATLETGLVVQVPFFVNEGDKLVINTTEAAYVSRA, encoded by the coding sequence ATGATTTCAGTAAATGACTTTAAAACAGGGTTAACAATAGAAGTAGATAACGGTATTTGGCGTGTGCTAGATTTCCAACATGTAAAACCTGGAAAAGGAGCCGCATTTGTTCGTTCTAAATTGCGTAACCTTCGTACTGGTGCGATTCAAGAAAAAACTTTCCGTGGTGGCGAAAAAGTAGCCAAAGCACAAATTGATAACCGCAAGATGGCTTATTTATATGCAGATGGCTCAAACCATGTATTCATGGATAACGAGTCATATGAACAAATTGAACTTCCAGAAGATCAAATTACGCACGAACTTAAGTTTTTAAAAGAAAACATGGAAATTAATATTATTATGTACCAAGGAGAAACAATTGGTATTGATTTACCCAATACAGTTGAATTAGTTGTTACTGCAACTGACCCTGGAATTAAAGGGGATACTTCTTCAGGTGGTTCTAAACCAGCAACACTTGAAACTGGACTTGTTGTTCAAGTGCCATTTTTCGTGAACGAAGGGGACAAATTAGTTATTAATACTACCGAAGCAGCGTATGTTTCTCGGGCGTAA
- the accB gene encoding acetyl-CoA carboxylase biotin carboxyl carrier protein, translated as MLSIDEIKQLIELIDESSLDEFELETKDSKISLKKNKVVAAAAISEAPVVVPTVQAPAVEQQSATSQVETNAVDPSLETITSPMVGTFYASASPGDADFVRVGSKVSEQSVVCIVEAMKLFNEITADIDGEIAEVLVSSGELVEFGQPLFKVRKK; from the coding sequence ATGTTATCAATAGATGAAATTAAACAGCTAATTGAGCTGATTGACGAGTCAAGCCTAGATGAATTTGAATTAGAAACAAAGGATAGTAAGATTTCACTTAAAAAGAACAAGGTAGTAGCAGCTGCAGCAATCAGTGAAGCACCAGTTGTTGTCCCTACTGTTCAAGCACCTGCTGTAGAACAACAATCAGCAACGTCTCAAGTAGAAACAAATGCTGTTGATCCAAGTTTAGAAACAATTACTTCCCCAATGGTTGGGACGTTTTATGCTTCTGCGTCACCAGGAGATGCTGATTTTGTTCGTGTTGGTTCTAAAGTTTCCGAACAATCTGTTGTATGTATTGTGGAAGCAATGAAGTTATTCAATGAAATCACTGCAGATATCGATGGAGAAATTGCAGAAGTTTTAGTTTCCAGTGGTGAGTTAGTCGAATTTGGACAACCACTTTTCAAAGTTAGAAAAAAATAA
- the gcvPB gene encoding aminomethyl-transferring glycine dehydrogenase subunit GcvPB, with product MNLEETMPLVFERSIPGRIGFSLPESDVPKTDASDYFDQAYIRSTPADLPELSELEIMRHYTNLSNHNFGVDSGFYPLGSCTMKYNPKINEKVARFPGFANIHPNQPESSVQGALELLYDLQTSLVEITGMDEVTLQPAAGAHGEWTGLMLIRAFHEKNGDTKRTKVIIPDSAHGTNPASAAVAGFDVVTVKSNEKGLVDVNDLKKVVGDDTAALMLTNPNTLGLFEKDIVEMAEIVHAAGGKLYYDGANLNAIMAKVRPGDMGFDVVHLNLHKTFTGPHGGGGPGSGPIGVKKDLIPFLPTPVLTKKDDFYTFDYNYPESIGRVKPYYGNFGINVRAYTYIRTMGPDGLKLVTEYAVLNANYMMRKLQQAYDLPFDQVCKHEFVLSGNRQKKLGVRTIDIAKRLLDHNFHPPTVYFPLIVGEAIMIEPTETESKETLDSFIDTMLKIAKEAEENPEIVQEAPHSTYVKRLDETRAARKPVLRYQK from the coding sequence ATGAATTTAGAAGAAACAATGCCACTAGTTTTTGAACGCTCCATCCCTGGAAGAATCGGTTTTAGTTTACCTGAAAGTGACGTGCCAAAAACAGATGCAAGTGATTATTTTGATCAAGCATATATTCGTTCTACGCCAGCTGATTTGCCTGAATTAAGCGAACTGGAAATTATGCGTCATTATACGAATTTGTCCAATCATAATTTTGGAGTTGACTCAGGATTTTATCCGTTAGGCTCTTGTACAATGAAATATAACCCTAAAATAAATGAAAAAGTAGCACGTTTTCCAGGTTTTGCAAATATTCACCCAAACCAACCAGAAAGCTCTGTTCAAGGGGCGCTAGAACTGCTTTATGATTTACAAACTAGTTTAGTTGAGATTACGGGAATGGATGAAGTGACATTACAACCAGCTGCCGGTGCGCACGGAGAATGGACAGGTTTAATGCTTATTCGCGCTTTCCATGAGAAAAATGGCGATACAAAACGAACAAAAGTAATTATTCCGGATTCTGCACATGGTACTAATCCAGCTTCCGCCGCTGTCGCAGGTTTTGATGTGGTTACAGTGAAATCGAATGAAAAAGGACTAGTAGACGTAAATGATCTTAAAAAAGTAGTGGGAGACGATACCGCTGCATTGATGTTAACAAACCCAAACACCCTCGGACTATTTGAAAAAGATATCGTGGAAATGGCAGAAATCGTTCATGCAGCAGGCGGTAAGCTATATTATGATGGTGCAAACTTAAATGCGATTATGGCAAAAGTAAGACCGGGAGATATGGGATTTGATGTAGTCCATTTAAACTTACACAAAACATTTACTGGTCCTCATGGGGGAGGCGGTCCTGGTTCTGGTCCAATTGGAGTGAAAAAAGATTTAATTCCATTTTTACCAACTCCAGTGCTTACGAAAAAGGATGATTTTTATACTTTTGATTACAATTATCCGGAATCTATCGGTCGAGTAAAACCTTATTATGGTAACTTTGGTATTAATGTACGCGCGTATACGTATATTCGCACAATGGGGCCGGATGGTTTGAAACTTGTTACCGAATATGCTGTTTTAAATGCTAATTATATGATGCGCAAACTGCAACAAGCATATGATTTACCATTTGACCAAGTATGTAAGCATGAGTTTGTTTTAAGCGGAAATAGGCAGAAAAAACTGGGCGTTCGTACAATCGACATTGCGAAACGTTTGTTAGACCATAATTTCCATCCACCAACAGTTTATTTCCCATTGATTGTTGGGGAAGCGATTATGATTGAACCAACTGAAACGGAATCTAAAGAGACGTTAGATTCATTCATTGACACAATGCTTAAAATAGCAAAAGAGGCTGAAGAAAACCCGGAAATCGTTCAAGAAGCGCCACATAGTACTTATGTGAAACGTTTAGATGAAACCCGTGCCGCTAGAAAGCCAGTGTTACGTTACCAAAAATAA
- a CDS encoding rhodanese-like domain-containing protein, whose protein sequence is MISWILAITILVILLAYEIYQFVMRRKAVKVLTEEEFKQGYRKAQLIDVREPNEFDAGHILGARNIPVTQMKNRTTEIRQDLPVYLYCQTAQRSNRAAIMLYKRGYHNVYQLKGGFRKWKGKTKAK, encoded by the coding sequence TTGATTAGTTGGATTTTAGCGATTACTATTCTGGTTATTCTTTTAGCATATGAAATTTACCAGTTTGTAATGCGCCGCAAAGCAGTAAAAGTTTTAACAGAGGAAGAATTTAAACAAGGTTATCGTAAAGCGCAGTTAATTGATGTTCGCGAGCCAAACGAATTTGATGCTGGCCATATTCTCGGAGCTAGAAATATTCCAGTTACTCAGATGAAAAATCGTACGACTGAAATTCGCCAAGATTTACCAGTTTATCTATATTGCCAAACTGCGCAACGTAGTAACCGTGCTGCAATTATGCTGTACAAACGTGGTTACCACAATGTTTACCAACTTAAAGGCGGCTTCCGCAAATGGAAAGGTAAAACAAAAGCGAAATAA
- a CDS encoding M24 family metallopeptidase has protein sequence MSNLTKIQETLVKEKIEAALVTSEFNRRYVSGFTGTSGVALILPEKAYFVTDFRYTEQAAKQAEGYEIVKHEGPIFDTVESLLSKHDTKTLHFEADYVSVSEFKQMKQVFHRELIPLTGLFEELRKVKTASELKAIRTACDIADAAFAHIIKFIKPGMAEIEVSNELEFFMRRAGATSSSFDTIVASGLRSALPHGVASDKKIEVGDFVTMDYGCYYDGYCSDMTRTIAVGEPAEKLKEIYQITLDAQLKVIDSLKPGMTGIEADAIARDYIASFGYGDAFGHSLGHGIGLEIHEGPNLSFKSPQKLEAGHVVTDEPGIYLPGIGGVRIEDDLLITETGNEILIHSPKELIIL, from the coding sequence ATGTCTAATTTAACTAAAATTCAAGAAACACTTGTAAAAGAAAAGATTGAAGCGGCTCTTGTCACAAGTGAATTTAATAGAAGGTATGTTTCTGGTTTTACTGGTACGAGTGGAGTGGCGTTAATTTTGCCTGAAAAAGCTTATTTTGTAACTGATTTCCGCTATACAGAACAAGCAGCGAAACAAGCAGAAGGGTATGAAATTGTTAAACACGAGGGGCCAATTTTTGACACAGTGGAGTCGCTGCTTTCCAAACATGATACAAAAACACTACATTTTGAAGCAGATTATGTATCCGTATCTGAGTTCAAACAAATGAAACAAGTATTTCATCGTGAGCTAATTCCACTTACTGGTTTATTTGAAGAATTACGTAAAGTGAAAACGGCTAGTGAACTAAAAGCTATTCGTACAGCTTGTGACATTGCTGATGCTGCATTTGCTCATATCATTAAATTTATTAAACCTGGTATGGCGGAAATTGAAGTTTCTAATGAGCTCGAGTTCTTCATGAGACGCGCTGGAGCCACTTCTTCTTCATTTGATACTATTGTTGCTTCAGGTCTTCGTTCTGCGCTTCCGCATGGTGTGGCATCAGATAAAAAAATTGAAGTTGGCGATTTTGTCACAATGGATTACGGTTGTTATTATGATGGTTATTGTTCCGATATGACTAGAACTATCGCTGTTGGAGAGCCTGCTGAAAAATTGAAAGAAATTTACCAAATCACACTGGATGCACAATTAAAAGTAATTGATAGTTTAAAACCAGGTATGACTGGCATTGAAGCGGACGCAATTGCACGTGATTATATTGCTTCATTTGGATACGGCGATGCATTTGGCCATTCATTAGGTCATGGGATTGGTCTTGAAATTCACGAAGGTCCTAACTTGTCATTTAAGAGTCCACAAAAGCTAGAAGCAGGGCATGTAGTTACAGATGAACCAGGTATTTATTTGCCAGGAATTGGCGGCGTTAGAATTGAAGACGATTTATTAATTACAGAAACAGGTAACGAAATCTTAATTCACTCACCAAAAGAATTAATTATTTTATAA
- the gcvPA gene encoding aminomethyl-transferring glycine dehydrogenase subunit GcvPA: MAKHRYLPMTAQDEKEMLDTIGVASIDDLFQDIPEKIRFKRNYNLKPAKSESTLLRELSKLASKNANTTEYASFLGAGVYSHYIPTVVDHVISRSEFYTAYTPYQPEISQGELQAIFEFQTMIAELTGMDLANSSMYDGGTALAEAAMLSSGHTKRKKILISGTVHPESANVLKTYAAGQHIEVEVIPEVDGKTDLEALKKALTEDIAGFAVQYPNFYGQVEPLAEIEQLVHENNSLLIVSSNPLALGLLTPPGEFGADIVVGDSQVFGIPESYGGPHCGFFAVTNKLMRKVPGRLVGETVDENGKRGYVLTLQAREQHIRRDKATSNICSNQALNALASSVAMATLGKVGLPEMAKQNLDKSHYAKQKFRENGFEVLFSDGFFNEFVIKLAKPIKEVNEALLDEGIIGGYDLGFYDAKYEKHMLVAVTEMRTKEEIDAFVASLEGVK; encoded by the coding sequence ATGGCGAAACATCGTTATTTGCCAATGACGGCACAAGATGAAAAAGAGATGCTTGACACTATTGGGGTAGCGTCAATTGATGATTTATTTCAAGATATTCCGGAAAAGATTAGATTTAAAAGAAATTATAATTTAAAACCTGCGAAGTCAGAGTCAACCTTACTGCGAGAGCTATCGAAGCTTGCCTCCAAAAATGCAAATACAACTGAATATGCTTCATTTTTAGGGGCTGGAGTATATAGTCATTATATTCCTACAGTAGTGGATCACGTTATTTCTCGATCGGAATTTTATACTGCTTACACTCCTTATCAACCGGAAATTTCTCAAGGTGAATTACAAGCGATTTTTGAATTTCAAACAATGATTGCGGAATTAACTGGGATGGATTTAGCAAACTCCTCGATGTATGATGGTGGGACTGCACTTGCAGAAGCGGCGATGCTTTCCAGTGGGCATACAAAACGAAAAAAAATACTTATTTCTGGAACTGTTCACCCAGAGAGTGCCAATGTATTGAAAACATATGCAGCTGGACAGCATATTGAAGTGGAAGTTATACCTGAAGTTGATGGAAAAACTGATTTGGAAGCATTGAAAAAAGCTTTGACAGAAGATATCGCTGGTTTTGCTGTACAATATCCGAATTTTTATGGGCAAGTAGAGCCTCTAGCCGAAATTGAACAATTAGTACATGAAAATAATTCACTTCTGATTGTTTCTAGTAACCCACTTGCTCTTGGCTTGTTAACACCTCCAGGAGAATTTGGTGCTGATATTGTTGTGGGTGATTCGCAAGTTTTCGGAATCCCTGAATCATATGGCGGACCTCATTGTGGATTTTTTGCAGTGACTAACAAACTGATGCGTAAAGTACCAGGTCGCCTTGTCGGTGAGACCGTTGATGAAAACGGAAAACGAGGATATGTGTTGACTTTACAAGCACGTGAACAACATATTCGCAGAGATAAAGCTACCTCTAATATTTGTTCTAATCAAGCGTTGAATGCACTTGCTTCTTCGGTAGCGATGGCAACACTCGGAAAAGTAGGTTTACCTGAAATGGCGAAGCAAAACTTAGATAAATCACACTATGCCAAACAAAAATTCCGCGAAAATGGCTTTGAAGTCTTATTTTCGGATGGTTTTTTCAATGAATTTGTTATCAAACTAGCTAAACCAATAAAAGAAGTTAACGAAGCACTTTTGGATGAAGGAATTATTGGTGGTTATGATTTAGGATTTTATGATGCTAAATATGAAAAACATATGCTTGTGGCAGTTACGGAAATGCGCACAAAAGAAGAAATTGATGCCTTTGTGGCGAGCTTGGAGGGTGTAAAATGA